In Phycisphaerae bacterium, the following are encoded in one genomic region:
- a CDS encoding O-acetylhomoserine aminocarboxypropyltransferase/cysteine synthase, translating to MADNYNVSTKCIHSGQRPGGSGERAVPISQTTSYLFDDPNHAAGLFGLEREGFIYSRIGNPTVDVLEKRMADLDGGIGGLAFSSGMAAISAVVLNIAGAGDHVVVSSALYGGTVTLFAHTLRRLGIETTFVEPTDTEAFGRAIRDRTRLVFVESVGNPSNDVPDFQRLAEIAHKAGVPLVCDNTVMTPILFRPFEHGVDLAVYSCTKFIGGHGTSIGGMIVDSGRFDWGNGKFPELTEPDESYHGLRYLERFGAAAYLAKARCQILRDYGACLSPFNAWLFLQGLETLHLRMPQHSRNAEAVAKWLADDRRVAWVNSGSLGGHPSHERSKRYFGGWSALFGFGVEGGYNAAVRFIESVRLCSHLANIGDSKTLVIHPASTTHQQLSADERRAAGVSDDFVRISVGTEDVDDIIADLDQALTAAAKG from the coding sequence ATGGCTGATAATTATAATGTATCAACGAAGTGCATTCATAGCGGCCAAAGGCCGGGCGGGTCGGGCGAACGGGCGGTTCCGATTTCGCAGACGACCAGCTACCTGTTCGACGACCCGAACCACGCGGCCGGTCTGTTCGGGCTGGAGCGGGAGGGGTTCATCTACAGCCGGATCGGGAACCCGACGGTGGACGTGTTGGAGAAGCGGATGGCCGATCTGGATGGCGGGATCGGCGGGCTGGCTTTCAGTTCCGGCATGGCTGCGATCAGCGCGGTGGTGCTCAACATTGCCGGTGCGGGTGACCACGTCGTCGTCTCGAGCGCCCTGTATGGCGGGACGGTTACCCTGTTCGCTCACACGCTTCGCCGGCTCGGCATTGAAACCACTTTTGTAGAGCCAACCGACACCGAGGCGTTCGGTCGGGCGATCCGGGACCGGACGCGTCTGGTTTTTGTCGAGAGCGTGGGCAATCCGAGCAATGACGTGCCGGATTTCCAACGCCTGGCGGAGATCGCCCACAAGGCGGGCGTGCCGCTGGTCTGTGACAACACGGTGATGACTCCGATTCTGTTCCGTCCGTTCGAGCATGGCGTCGATCTGGCCGTGTACAGTTGCACGAAGTTCATCGGCGGTCACGGGACGAGCATTGGCGGCATGATCGTCGATTCGGGGCGATTTGACTGGGGCAACGGGAAGTTCCCCGAGTTAACCGAACCGGATGAGAGCTATCACGGGCTGCGCTACCTGGAGCGGTTCGGCGCGGCGGCGTATCTGGCCAAGGCCCGGTGCCAGATTCTGCGCGACTACGGGGCGTGTCTCTCGCCGTTCAACGCATGGCTGTTTCTACAGGGGCTTGAGACGCTGCACCTTCGGATGCCGCAGCACAGCCGGAACGCCGAGGCCGTTGCGAAGTGGCTGGCCGACGATCGGCGGGTGGCGTGGGTGAATTCGGGGTCGCTCGGCGGACATCCCAGCCACGAGCGGTCCAAGCGGTACTTCGGCGGCTGGAGCGCCCTGTTCGGTTTCGGCGTTGAGGGCGGGTACAACGCAGCGGTGCGGTTCATCGAGTCGGTGCGGCTCTGTTCGCACCTGGCGAACATCGGTGACAGCAAGACGCTGGTGATCCACCCGGCCAGCACAACGCATCAGCAGCTTTCGGCGGATGAGCGGCGGGCGGCTGGGGTCAGCGACGACTTCGTTCGCATCTCGGTGGGAACGGAGGACGTTGACGACATCATCGCCGACCTGGACCAGGCGCTGACCGCGGCTGCGAAGGGCTAG
- a CDS encoding TonB-dependent receptor, translating into MRRRQSGNLSYWRLCVGLAAAIALVPTMRINAQDLAATEEVLEDIDLLSLEVPVVVTGATRRAQKIEDLPYAVTVLTEEDIRSSGADRIADLFRLVPGVDVGSVLYGWNVVSPRGFYSMTSDQGLVLVDGRRIYEPVLGGTDWSCWPFLLEDIERIEVVRGPAAVSWGSGATDGLINIVTKDPVDQLGLTVRGRGGSRGTNQEYLGYGFTEGKLRMRVSGSHQGTDGYLDGGLWSVQDDSKIGHLSLYGIYDVDANDTIIFSGGSSIVDGLYSPNPIVLMGRTNPNCQSNYLMTRWQHQVAEDNRFELTGFFNDFFQDTGMPMIQYRYQQFGLEFTHSFKPADHHTLTWGVDTHADITDAGDAYPQFLRKDFVGTGNIGVYVQDEWQFAPKWSLDLGGRIDYEFYGGWEPSARAAISYKPTDKSMIYGAVSRAFLMPPAAGRFVDFPMMLCLGRTVALPDLDTTTLMAYEIGYRQTFFDKLKTSLTLYWHEYNDIFGSTTDFAKENQPLVDSRYHNLGGSSIYGIELEAEYPITDKLLLLGNYTYQEIDWRGSTPFVGAMDAPTPPEHKFMVGARYSPHDDWHFSGHFYYTDSTFASNPNIPIAPQRIDSYFRLDLRAEHEFWNDRGWIAVGVSNLLDPAHPEATSIFTTQAQVPRMVYGEIRINFN; encoded by the coding sequence GTGAGGCGTCGACAGTCTGGAAATCTCTCATATTGGAGGCTGTGCGTCGGGCTGGCGGCGGCGATTGCCCTCGTGCCGACGATGCGGATCAACGCCCAGGATCTTGCCGCGACCGAAGAGGTGCTCGAGGACATTGACCTGTTGAGTCTCGAAGTGCCGGTGGTCGTCACCGGCGCGACCCGTCGAGCCCAGAAGATCGAGGACCTGCCCTACGCCGTGACCGTGCTTACCGAAGAGGATATCCGAAGCTCAGGGGCCGACCGGATTGCCGACCTGTTCCGGCTGGTGCCCGGCGTGGACGTTGGCAGCGTGCTGTACGGATGGAACGTCGTCTCGCCGCGCGGCTTCTACTCGATGACCTCCGACCAGGGCTTGGTGCTGGTGGACGGACGCAGAATCTACGAGCCTGTTCTCGGCGGAACCGACTGGAGTTGCTGGCCTTTCCTGCTTGAGGACATCGAGCGGATCGAGGTCGTCCGTGGACCGGCCGCGGTAAGCTGGGGAAGCGGAGCGACCGACGGGCTGATCAATATCGTCACCAAGGACCCGGTCGACCAACTCGGTCTGACCGTCCGCGGTCGAGGCGGCTCGCGCGGCACCAATCAGGAATACCTTGGATACGGCTTTACCGAAGGCAAGCTGCGGATGCGGGTCTCCGGAAGCCACCAGGGCACCGACGGATACCTGGACGGCGGCCTCTGGAGCGTCCAGGACGACTCGAAGATCGGCCATCTGAGCCTCTACGGCATCTACGACGTCGACGCCAATGACACCATCATCTTCTCGGGCGGCAGTTCCATCGTGGACGGGCTCTACTCGCCCAACCCGATTGTCCTGATGGGCCGGACCAACCCCAATTGCCAGTCCAACTACCTGATGACCCGATGGCAGCACCAGGTCGCCGAGGACAACCGCTTCGAACTGACCGGGTTTTTCAACGACTTCTTCCAGGACACCGGCATGCCGATGATCCAGTACCGATATCAGCAGTTCGGACTGGAGTTCACCCACTCATTCAAGCCGGCTGATCACCATACCCTGACCTGGGGCGTCGACACCCACGCCGATATCACCGATGCCGGCGACGCTTACCCTCAGTTCCTGCGCAAAGATTTCGTGGGCACCGGCAACATCGGCGTCTACGTCCAGGACGAGTGGCAATTCGCCCCCAAATGGTCGCTGGACCTCGGCGGACGGATCGACTACGAGTTCTACGGCGGATGGGAACCCAGCGCTCGCGCCGCCATCTCGTATAAGCCGACCGATAAGTCAATGATCTATGGCGCCGTCTCCAGGGCATTCCTAATGCCGCCGGCCGCCGGACGGTTCGTGGACTTCCCGATGATGCTGTGCCTCGGACGGACGGTCGCCCTCCCCGACCTCGATACCACCACGCTGATGGCCTACGAGATCGGATACCGCCAGACATTCTTCGACAAGCTCAAGACCAGCCTGACCCTCTACTGGCACGAGTACAACGACATCTTCGGCTCGACCACCGACTTCGCCAAGGAGAACCAGCCGCTGGTCGACTCCCGATACCACAATTTGGGCGGGTCATCGATCTACGGCATTGAGCTCGAAGCCGAGTACCCGATCACCGACAAACTCCTGCTCCTGGGCAACTACACCTACCAGGAAATCGACTGGCGGGGCTCCACCCCCTTCGTCGGCGCCATGGACGCTCCGACGCCGCCCGAACACAAGTTCATGGTCGGCGCCCGCTACAGCCCGCACGACGACTGGCACTTCTCCGGCCACTTCTACTACACGGATTCGACGTTCGCCAGCAACCCGAATATCCCGATCGCCCCGCAACGGATCGATTCCTATTTCCGCCTCGACCTGCGGGCTGAGCATGAATTCTGGAACGATCGCGGCTGGATCGCGGTCGGCGTCAGCAACCTGCTGGACCCGGCCCATCCCGAAGCCACCTCCATCTTCACGACCCAGGCCCAGGTCCCCCGGATGGTCTACGGCGAGATCCGCATCAACTTTAACTAG
- a CDS encoding Gfo/Idh/MocA family oxidoreductase: MAKQVLVVGGGSIGERHARCFGKVDGVAVSMCEINPQLLEQLNAKYAFERTFTNWDDVPLGDFDVAVICTPANFHLPMVSRALECGCHVLCEKPLAVDPQGADEVIEQAKRSGLTTAVAYVWRCNAATRALKEVIGSGRLGPIRQVVGFWGQHFPTFRPAYAKVYYKDHKTGGGAIQDAITHNINAIEWMLGPSQSVYCDADHMVLPDVEVEDTVAMTLRFPQSAIGVMTINQFQKPNQGFYEFVGVETSARFWYPTMSVEVFDPQTQKWDGKAYPIHDRDEMFIAQAETFLRCVETGEPVPCTLEEGLATLRTIRAAFQSWETGRAVKTGNSA; the protein is encoded by the coding sequence ATGGCCAAGCAGGTTCTGGTAGTCGGCGGCGGATCGATCGGCGAGCGGCACGCGCGGTGCTTCGGCAAGGTGGACGGCGTGGCCGTCAGCATGTGCGAAATCAACCCGCAGCTTCTCGAACAACTCAACGCGAAGTACGCCTTCGAGCGGACGTTCACCAACTGGGACGACGTGCCACTGGGCGACTTCGACGTCGCGGTGATCTGCACGCCCGCCAACTTCCATCTGCCGATGGTCAGCCGAGCCCTCGAATGCGGCTGCCACGTGCTGTGCGAAAAGCCCCTGGCCGTCGACCCGCAAGGGGCTGACGAGGTGATCGAACAGGCCAAACGTTCCGGCCTGACCACCGCCGTCGCCTACGTCTGGCGCTGCAATGCGGCGACGCGGGCCCTCAAGGAAGTCATCGGCTCCGGACGGCTGGGGCCGATCAGGCAGGTGGTCGGCTTCTGGGGCCAGCATTTCCCCACGTTCCGACCGGCCTACGCCAAGGTCTACTACAAGGACCACAAGACCGGCGGCGGCGCGATCCAGGACGCCATCACCCACAACATTAACGCCATCGAGTGGATGCTGGGGCCGTCGCAGTCGGTCTACTGCGACGCCGACCACATGGTCCTGCCTGACGTCGAGGTCGAGGACACCGTGGCGATGACCCTGCGATTCCCGCAATCGGCGATCGGCGTGATGACCATCAACCAGTTCCAGAAGCCCAATCAGGGGTTCTACGAGTTCGTCGGCGTCGAGACCAGCGCGCGGTTCTGGTATCCGACCATGTCGGTCGAGGTCTTCGATCCGCAAACCCAGAAATGGGATGGCAAGGCGTATCCCATCCACGATCGGGACGAGATGTTCATCGCCCAAGCCGAGACGTTCCTGCGCTGCGTCGAGACGGGCGAACCGGTCCCGTGTACGCTGGAAGAGGGCCTAGCCACCCTTCGGACCATCCGCGCCGCCTTCCAGTCGTGGGAGACCGGCCGGGCGGTCAAGACCGGCAACTCCGCATAG
- a CDS encoding FAD-binding protein, with translation MHVINSKPDARLVAGKLKGLLRGQVLADRASQLLYSTDASIYRVVPLVVVQPVDADDVARTMLFAAEAQVPLAPRGAGTGLAGESLTTGIVLDFTRHMTGLADSDDENTVRVQPGTILDRVNQTYQPRGWRFGPDPSSASRATVGGSIGNNATGAHSLRYGYTDQHVEQLEVVLSDGRLLTLSGNSDDELARRAYQLLAPKKHQIAQHWPKVQRNRAGYNLPGTLSNGHADLIRLIAGSEGTLAVITAATLKLVPVKKVSLLLQANFDSLDLMGEALPDILKYDPSAVELMDAALLAMAKQAYPSLTSVLPDAAASLLIEFDADQKDDAAGRLEDCRQQLAQRCGSHAQLRRFDDPADQARQFEARKRAVPLLYRKDPINQPIPAVEDIAIPPEKMAQYVAGMQQIFQKHDLQATYYAHAGPGELHIRPYLDLRTPEHRKVLAQLAREAYQLTWQLGGTISGEHGVGLLRGWALRKQYGPVYDLMAEVKKLFDPQNILNPGKIITEETDLPLDAIRAEVAPTARASQNVLDFGERDLFRMADLCNGCGECKSCSGDQLMCPVFRARNDEALSPRGRAAILREYLAGNLTDEDLQSYPGDLSMDLCLLCGNCARECPSGVDTPTLVIEARARRNAVRRPKLSQRFFAHSDKVIALASKFGPISDLMSRNPLVKRVFELAFNVHPARSMPPFASAGFLWKIRRLVKKYKVEKPVHRAVWFLDLMPRYHDPALAEAFVQVCAKNGIELVVPPQKPSGITELVYGHIDSARRMARYNLDHLNAALADAEMILCLEPTATLCLKKEYAYLVRSGKTVTVADAAKDATAFLLELAREGRLNTDLTAKPMHLAYHCPCHTRLLGLESPGRELLAMIPELKVTPLPAQCCGLSGTFGMQADKYGLSMQIAETLRAAVETLHPDATASECSTCRMQLHHLANLPSRHPIELLAQAYG, from the coding sequence ATGCACGTGATCAACAGCAAACCCGATGCCCGTCTGGTCGCGGGCAAGCTCAAGGGCTTGCTGCGCGGCCAGGTCCTGGCCGACCGGGCCAGCCAACTGCTCTACAGCACCGACGCCAGCATCTACCGCGTCGTCCCGCTGGTGGTGGTTCAGCCGGTCGACGCCGACGACGTGGCCCGAACCATGCTATTCGCCGCCGAGGCCCAGGTCCCTCTGGCCCCGCGCGGCGCTGGAACCGGCTTGGCCGGCGAGTCGCTGACCACCGGCATCGTCCTCGATTTCACCCGCCACATGACCGGACTGGCCGACAGCGACGACGAGAACACCGTGCGGGTTCAGCCGGGTACGATCCTGGACCGCGTCAACCAGACATACCAGCCGCGCGGCTGGCGATTCGGACCCGACCCGTCCAGCGCCTCGCGGGCCACCGTCGGCGGCAGCATCGGCAACAACGCCACCGGCGCCCATTCCCTCCGCTACGGCTACACCGATCAGCACGTCGAGCAGCTCGAAGTCGTCCTCTCGGACGGACGGCTGTTGACGCTCAGCGGGAATAGTGATGACGAACTGGCCCGACGGGCCTATCAACTCCTGGCCCCCAAAAAACACCAGATCGCCCAGCACTGGCCGAAAGTTCAGCGCAACCGCGCGGGTTACAACCTGCCCGGCACGCTGAGCAACGGCCACGCCGACCTGATCCGCCTGATCGCGGGCTCCGAAGGCACGTTGGCTGTGATCACCGCCGCGACGCTCAAGCTGGTCCCGGTCAAGAAGGTCAGCCTCCTCCTGCAGGCCAATTTCGACAGCCTCGACCTGATGGGCGAGGCGCTGCCGGACATCCTGAAATACGATCCATCCGCGGTCGAACTGATGGACGCCGCCCTCCTGGCGATGGCCAAGCAGGCCTATCCGTCGCTGACCTCGGTGCTGCCGGACGCCGCTGCGTCACTGCTGATCGAATTCGACGCGGACCAAAAGGACGACGCCGCCGGACGCCTGGAGGATTGCCGCCAACAGCTCGCCCAACGCTGCGGCAGCCATGCCCAGCTTCGACGCTTCGATGACCCAGCCGACCAGGCCCGCCAGTTCGAAGCCCGCAAACGCGCCGTCCCCCTCCTCTATCGCAAGGACCCGATCAACCAGCCGATCCCCGCCGTCGAGGACATCGCCATCCCGCCCGAAAAGATGGCCCAGTACGTCGCCGGCATGCAGCAGATCTTCCAGAAGCACGACCTCCAAGCCACCTACTACGCCCACGCCGGACCCGGTGAACTGCACATCCGACCCTACCTCGACCTGCGAACGCCCGAACACCGCAAGGTCCTCGCTCAACTCGCCCGTGAAGCCTATCAGTTGACCTGGCAGCTCGGCGGCACGATCAGCGGCGAACACGGCGTCGGCCTCCTGCGGGGCTGGGCCCTCCGCAAGCAGTACGGCCCGGTCTACGACCTGATGGCCGAGGTCAAAAAACTCTTCGACCCGCAGAACATCCTGAACCCCGGCAAGATCATCACCGAGGAAACCGACCTGCCGCTCGATGCGATCCGCGCCGAGGTCGCGCCGACCGCCAGGGCCTCGCAGAACGTCCTGGACTTCGGCGAACGCGACCTGTTCCGCATGGCCGACCTGTGCAACGGGTGCGGCGAGTGCAAGTCGTGCAGCGGCGACCAGCTCATGTGCCCGGTGTTCCGGGCCAGGAATGATGAGGCCCTCTCGCCTCGCGGCCGGGCGGCGATCCTCCGCGAGTACCTGGCCGGCAACCTGACCGACGAGGACCTCCAAAGCTATCCGGGCGACCTGAGCATGGACCTGTGCCTGCTCTGCGGCAACTGCGCCCGCGAGTGCCCCAGCGGCGTCGATACGCCCACGCTCGTCATCGAAGCCCGCGCCCGCCGCAACGCCGTCCGACGGCCCAAGCTCAGCCAGCGGTTCTTCGCCCACAGCGACAAGGTCATCGCCCTCGCCTCCAAATTCGGTCCCATCTCCGACCTGATGTCGCGAAACCCGCTGGTCAAACGAGTCTTCGAACTCGCCTTCAACGTGCATCCGGCCCGGTCGATGCCGCCGTTCGCCTCAGCCGGGTTCCTGTGGAAAATCCGCCGACTCGTCAAGAAGTACAAGGTGGAGAAACCCGTCCACCGCGCCGTCTGGTTCCTCGACCTGATGCCGCGATACCACGATCCAGCCCTCGCCGAAGCGTTCGTCCAGGTCTGCGCCAAGAACGGCATTGAGCTGGTCGTTCCGCCGCAGAAACCCTCCGGCATTACCGAACTGGTCTACGGCCACATCGACAGCGCCCGGCGAATGGCCCGATACAACCTCGACCATCTCAACGCCGCCCTCGCCGACGCCGAGATGATCCTGTGCCTTGAACCGACCGCCACGCTGTGCCTCAAGAAGGAATACGCCTACCTCGTCCGCAGCGGCAAGACCGTCACGGTGGCCGACGCGGCGAAGGACGCCACCGCTTTCCTGCTTGAACTGGCCCGCGAAGGCAGGCTCAACACCGACCTGACCGCCAAGCCGATGCACCTGGCCTATCACTGCCCGTGCCACACCCGCCTGCTGGGCCTCGAAAGCCCCGGCCGCGAACTGCTCGCGATGATCCCGGAACTGAAAGTCACCCCCCTTCCCGCCCAATGCTGCGGCCTCTCCGGGACTTTCGGCATGCAGGCCGACAAGTACGGCCTCTCGATGCAGATCGCCGAAACCCTCCGCGCCGCCGTCGAAACACTCCACCCCGACGCCACCGCCTCCGAATGCTCCACCTGCCGAATGCAGCTCCACCACCTCGCCAACCTCCCCAGCCGCCACCCCATCGAACTCCTCGCCCAGGCATACGGCTGA
- a CDS encoding nucleotidyltransferase domain-containing protein, giving the protein MERFAPQRIILFGSHARGDADERSDADILVICTFSGSRRAVMVAMDRALRGLGLARDIIVLSPEEFERDRDIPGTIARPASREGRTLYERN; this is encoded by the coding sequence GTGGAACGATTTGCCCCGCAGAGGATCATCCTGTTCGGCTCGCATGCCCGCGGCGACGCCGACGAGCGAAGTGACGCCGACATCCTGGTCATCTGCACGTTCTCGGGTAGCCGGCGGGCTGTGATGGTGGCCATGGATCGGGCCCTGCGCGGCTTGGGATTGGCCCGCGACATCATCGTTCTTTCGCCCGAGGAATTCGAGCGGGACCGCGACATCCCCGGAACCATCGCCAGACCCGCATCGCGCGAAGGCAGGACGCTCTATGAAAGAAACTGA